A window from Sphingopyxis alaskensis RB2256 encodes these proteins:
- a CDS encoding DUF2840 domain-containing protein, producing MTHQPACGRVRSRAADPLRKDCTEIELIWIEKRIEHWIRFGRIASERIVSRKTRIVAFRPDAVVAFVRWSANDFGTVHSRIDILRAVRPGEAYTTAPFVRPGGELLLSIQGWPKVRKVLEIIDRIEAEDLDPCDIAPEHWRHVHNRLSAGEPARVYTAERHQAWLKRKALGQ from the coding sequence ATGACCCACCAGCCTGCCTGTGGGCGCGTCCGCTCGCGTGCTGCAGACCCGCTGCGCAAGGACTGCACCGAGATCGAACTGATCTGGATCGAGAAGCGGATCGAGCACTGGATTCGTTTCGGCCGGATCGCGTCGGAGCGCATCGTCAGCCGCAAGACACGCATCGTGGCCTTCCGGCCCGATGCCGTCGTCGCGTTCGTGCGCTGGTCGGCCAACGACTTCGGTACTGTCCATTCGCGCATCGACATCCTGCGCGCGGTTCGTCCGGGCGAGGCCTATACGACCGCACCCTTCGTGCGGCCGGGCGGTGAGTTGCTGCTCTCGATCCAAGGCTGGCCGAAGGTCCGCAAGGTGCTCGAGATCATTGACAGGATCGAGGCCGAAGACCTCGATCCTTGCGACATCGCGCCCGAGCATTGGCGGCATGTCCATAACCGGCTGAGCGCAGGCGAACCTGCACGCGTCTATACGGCGGAGCGCCATCAGGCATGGCTCAAGCGCAAGGCGCTGGGTCAATGA
- a CDS encoding DUF736 domain-containing protein, which produces MQIGCFTQDGDGFVGRLRTLTLGVALRLVPTGFTGQGRAPDWRVHLADDSVPEGIGPEVGSGWNHDGKTGVFVTIQLDCPGFARPIRANLLRSNRGDDGHVLLWSPRLRRPKAE; this is translated from the coding sequence ATGCAGATAGGTTGCTTCACCCAAGACGGCGACGGGTTCGTCGGCCGTCTGCGCACGCTCACGCTCGGTGTCGCGCTGCGGCTCGTGCCGACCGGCTTCACCGGGCAGGGCCGCGCACCGGACTGGCGCGTCCATCTCGCCGACGATAGCGTACCTGAAGGCATTGGTCCCGAGGTCGGATCGGGCTGGAACCATGACGGCAAGACCGGCGTGTTCGTCACGATCCAGCTCGATTGTCCGGGTTTCGCTCGTCCGATCCGCGCCAATCTCCTGCGCTCCAATCGCGGCGATGACGGCCATGTCCTGCTCTGGTCGCCGCGCCTGCGGCGTCCGAAAGCGGAGTGA
- a CDS encoding relaxase/mobilization nuclease domain-containing protein, producing the protein MTVGDDDFRVRPGRSRDAGKGSGRKVQSLAAQVRRAAAKAGYSRRGPSRGKGTGRHGRGRIARLRTRAPSNARRVVIKARVVRHKGSKFRAAPLARHIAYLKRDGVTRDGRDASLFDAGSDQADGDAFAERCEDDRHHFRFIVSPEDAGQMADLKVFTRELMDDMAADLGTRLDWVAVDHWNTDNPHIHVLVRGVDETGADLVIDRDYIREGMRARAEERVTMELGPRTEQEIRAALEQEVDANRWTSLDHRLQRMADEMTGMVDLRPGGGDDPEMRRLLIGRAGKLERLGLAYGQGPAVWSLRPGAEKTLRDLSIRTDIIKTMHRAMSDGGRVPDPGSFALHGEAPADPIIGRLVERGLHDELAGTAYVVIEGADGRTHHLRLDDMEMTGDARPGAIVETRSWQDARGNTRLSLATRSDLTLAEQVNAPGATWLDRQLIAREPVAAGSGFGQDIRDAMEARSLHLEGVGLAQRRGAGFLFARDLIATLKGNEVDQATDAIARRTGLAHRPSAAGDYVSGVYRERVTLASGRFAMIDNGLGFQLVPWRPALEQHLGKHISGTMTPGGGVDWSLGRGRGLGL; encoded by the coding sequence ATGACTGTCGGCGACGATGATTTCCGGGTTCGGCCGGGAAGGAGCCGCGATGCTGGCAAGGGCTCGGGACGCAAGGTCCAGAGCCTCGCGGCACAGGTTCGCCGGGCAGCGGCCAAGGCGGGGTACAGCCGCCGGGGGCCGTCACGCGGCAAAGGCACGGGGCGCCATGGTCGAGGCCGCATCGCGCGTCTGCGCACCCGCGCTCCGTCCAATGCCCGGCGCGTCGTCATCAAGGCCCGTGTGGTCAGGCACAAGGGATCGAAGTTCCGCGCCGCGCCGCTCGCCCGGCATATCGCCTACCTCAAGCGCGATGGCGTGACGCGCGACGGGCGCGATGCCAGCCTGTTTGATGCCGGCTCAGATCAGGCGGACGGCGACGCCTTCGCCGAACGCTGCGAGGATGACCGGCATCATTTCCGCTTCATCGTCTCGCCCGAGGATGCCGGCCAGATGGCCGACCTCAAGGTGTTCACCCGCGAACTGATGGACGACATGGCGGCCGATCTCGGCACCCGGCTCGACTGGGTCGCCGTCGATCATTGGAACACCGACAATCCCCATATCCATGTCCTCGTGCGCGGCGTCGACGAGACCGGTGCCGATCTCGTGATCGACCGCGACTATATCCGCGAAGGCATGCGCGCCCGCGCGGAGGAGCGCGTCACGATGGAACTCGGACCGCGCACCGAACAGGAGATCCGCGCAGCCCTAGAGCAGGAAGTTGATGCCAATCGCTGGACGAGCCTCGATCACCGTCTGCAGCGCATGGCTGATGAGATGACCGGCATGGTCGATCTGCGTCCGGGTGGTGGCGACGATCCCGAAATGCGCCGCCTGCTGATCGGCCGCGCCGGCAAGCTCGAACGGCTGGGCCTTGCCTACGGGCAAGGACCGGCGGTCTGGTCGCTGAGGCCCGGCGCGGAAAAGACGCTGCGCGACCTCTCCATCCGCACCGACATCATCAAGACCATGCACCGGGCGATGAGCGACGGCGGCCGCGTGCCCGATCCCGGCAGCTTCGCTCTCCATGGTGAAGCCCCGGCCGATCCCATCATCGGCCGCTTGGTCGAGCGCGGTCTGCACGACGAACTGGCGGGCACGGCCTATGTGGTGATCGAGGGCGCCGACGGGCGAACGCATCATCTGCGCCTCGACGATATGGAGATGACCGGCGACGCCAGACCCGGGGCGATTGTCGAGACGCGGAGCTGGCAGGACGCCAGGGGCAATACGCGCCTGTCGCTCGCGACCCGCTCGGACCTGACCCTGGCCGAGCAGGTGAACGCGCCCGGCGCGACCTGGCTCGACCGCCAGCTCATCGCTCGTGAGCCGGTCGCGGCCGGCAGTGGGTTCGGGCAGGACATCCGCGATGCGATGGAAGCGCGCTCCCTCCATCTCGAAGGCGTCGGCCTCGCGCAGCGGCGCGGCGCCGGGTTCCTGTTCGCGCGCGACCTCATCGCGACCCTCAAGGGCAATGAAGTCGATCAGGCGACCGACGCCATCGCCCGCCGCACGGGCCTGGCGCATCGGCCGTCAGCGGCGGGTGATTATGTGAGCGGCGTCTATCGTGAGCGCGTGACGCTCGCCTCAGGCCGGTTCGCGATGATCGACAATGGGCTCGGTTTTCAGCTCGTGCCCTGGCGGCCGGCACTCGAACAGCATCTGGGCAAGCATATCAGCGGCACCATGACGCCCGGTGGCGGCGTCGATTGGTCGCTCGGCCGCGGAAGGGGGCTTGGCCTGTGA
- a CDS encoding DUF736 domain-containing protein produces the protein MAKIGSFRQVSGELRGQIVTLSVQAKSVRIVADEQASGNAPSHRVYVGDVEVGAAWSKRTSDDRPYLSVKLDDPSFVAPIFAQLFAGEDGEHDLVWNRPARRERD, from the coding sequence ATGGCAAAGATCGGCAGCTTCAGACAAGTTTCGGGTGAACTCCGGGGCCAGATCGTCACTCTCTCGGTTCAGGCCAAGTCGGTCCGCATCGTCGCGGACGAACAGGCCAGCGGCAATGCGCCCAGCCACCGGGTCTATGTCGGCGACGTCGAGGTCGGTGCGGCCTGGAGCAAGCGGACCAGCGACGACCGGCCCTATCTCTCGGTCAAGCTCGATGATCCCAGCTTCGTCGCTCCCATCTTCGCGCAGCTCTTCGCAGGCGAGGATGGCGAACATGACCTGGTCTGGAACCGGCCTGCCCGCCGCGAGCGCGATTGA
- a CDS encoding helix-turn-helix transcriptional regulator, translated as MEQPALRSPQFLKTPDAAARLGLSPRTLEKHRCYGTGPNFHKLGGRVVYSIEALDAWAELGRRRSTSDPGTGVCLPAKRFSALTER; from the coding sequence ATGGAACAACCCGCACTGCGCTCGCCGCAGTTTCTGAAGACCCCCGATGCCGCCGCGCGGCTCGGCCTTTCCCCGCGCACCCTCGAAAAGCATCGCTGCTACGGCACCGGCCCTAATTTCCACAAGCTGGGCGGACGTGTCGTCTATTCGATCGAGGCGCTCGATGCCTGGGCGGAACTTGGCCGGCGGCGTTCGACCTCCGATCCGGGCACCGGCGTCTGCCTTCCCGCCAAGCGGTTCAGCGCGCTGACGGAACGCTGA
- a CDS encoding transcriptional regulator domain-containing protein — MSGEKPSDGDRRLLDKPGFAQEFLRRNPRYQSDYQKVMRARRSSAEEQEVMARRWGLAFPLCAWLVRG, encoded by the coding sequence ATGTCCGGCGAAAAGCCCAGCGATGGCGATCGGCGCCTTCTCGACAAGCCGGGATTTGCACAGGAGTTTCTGCGGCGCAATCCCCGCTATCAGTCCGATTATCAGAAGGTCATGCGCGCGAGGCGGAGCTCCGCCGAGGAGCAGGAGGTGATGGCCCGGCGCTGGGGCCTCGCCTTTCCCTTGTGCGCCTGGCTCGTTCGCGGCTGA
- a CDS encoding replication initiator protein A, whose amino-acid sequence MPRRPSFSAETRIERTQLDLFRSVPANPAPRDAQDLMSWPFFSLAKSRRVAPIDFRMGETWISVEAVPEHGMATIWDADILIWAASQLVEARDAGRATSRLMATTPHEILTYIRRGTGRDNYDRLKAALDRLQSTTVATSIRQQHQRRRHRFSWINEWQERLDAEGRPLGIELILPDWFYAGVLDRALVLTIDRAYFDLTGGLERWLYRIVRKHGGRQAAGWSFDFEHLHLKSGALSPLKRFAFELRAIVQRQPLPGYTLRIEHALGKERLNFAPVPADPLEAAMRRLKLPACG is encoded by the coding sequence GTGCCACGCCGCCCATCATTCTCTGCGGAGACACGGATCGAGCGCACGCAGCTCGACCTGTTCCGCTCGGTGCCGGCCAATCCGGCGCCGCGCGATGCCCAGGATCTCATGTCCTGGCCCTTCTTCAGCCTTGCCAAATCGCGGCGCGTCGCACCGATCGATTTTCGGATGGGCGAGACGTGGATCTCGGTCGAAGCCGTGCCGGAACATGGCATGGCGACCATCTGGGATGCCGACATCTTGATCTGGGCGGCGAGCCAGCTCGTCGAGGCACGCGATGCCGGGCGGGCTACCTCGCGGCTCATGGCGACGACCCCGCATGAGATACTGACCTATATCCGACGCGGGACGGGCCGCGACAATTATGACCGCCTCAAAGCCGCGCTCGACCGGCTGCAATCGACGACCGTCGCCACATCGATCCGCCAACAGCATCAGCGCCGCCGCCATCGCTTCTCCTGGATTAACGAGTGGCAGGAGCGGCTCGATGCGGAAGGGCGGCCGCTCGGGATCGAGCTGATCCTGCCCGATTGGTTCTATGCGGGCGTGCTCGACCGCGCTCTCGTGCTGACAATCGATCGGGCTTATTTCGATCTGACCGGCGGTCTCGAACGCTGGCTCTACCGGATCGTGCGCAAGCATGGCGGCCGCCAGGCGGCAGGCTGGAGCTTCGACTTCGAGCATTTGCACCTGAAGTCGGGCGCGCTCTCGCCATTGAAGCGCTTCGCCTTCGAATTGCGCGCGATCGTGCAGCGCCAGCCGCTTCCCGGCTACACGCTCAGGATCGAACATGCCCTGGGCAAGGAGCGGCTCAATTTCGCGCCGGTTCCGGCAGATCCGCTCGAAGCCGCCATGCGCCGGCTCAAGCTCCCGGCCTGTGGATAA
- a CDS encoding DUF2285 domain-containing protein codes for MIVRDEAIDLRHAAAQRLDRRLAGAPPMRLPPGFAPTPFQRRRLGMLLDILDAVLGRERTGITTHEIARRYVYPAMTIGRGNGWKSSAERRRTQRLIDEALALMNGGYRALLRG; via the coding sequence GTGATCGTGCGCGACGAGGCGATCGATCTACGCCACGCGGCAGCGCAGCGGCTCGATCGGCGCCTGGCAGGCGCCCCGCCCATGCGCCTGCCGCCCGGCTTCGCGCCGACGCCGTTCCAGCGGCGGCGTCTCGGCATGCTTCTCGACATTCTCGATGCCGTTCTCGGCCGCGAGCGAACCGGGATCACGACCCACGAGATCGCCCGTCGCTATGTCTATCCTGCCATGACCATCGGCCGCGGCAATGGATGGAAATCCTCCGCCGAGCGCCGCCGCACCCAGCGCCTGATCGACGAGGCGCTCGCTCTCATGAACGGAGGATATCGCGCCTTGCTGCGCGGCTGA
- a CDS encoding lytic transglycosylase domain-containing protein, with protein MTGTLASLFPATTVLATAPAAVATAHPYAAHVADAAQRFGLPEAWIWAVMRAESNGDPAAISRAGAMGLMQIMPGTWGQLTARYGLGDNPWDVRANIHAGAAYLREMVDRYRDLSTALAAYNAGPGRVDDWRRRGRPLPDETITYVAKLAPNLGTSGIASPAVVPAIPRAPAAPSWHDAALFVLRGDGGLDDSQAVADPAPVSQPGDIASAPVSLPSGLPRRPSSPGSHGLFVPLSGQSEQ; from the coding sequence TTGACCGGCACACTCGCCTCCCTCTTTCCGGCTACGACTGTGCTGGCCACCGCGCCTGCCGCTGTCGCGACGGCGCATCCCTACGCTGCCCATGTTGCCGACGCCGCACAGCGCTTCGGCCTTCCCGAGGCATGGATCTGGGCGGTGATGCGCGCCGAGAGCAACGGCGATCCGGCGGCGATTTCACGCGCCGGCGCCATGGGGCTCATGCAGATCATGCCCGGCACCTGGGGTCAGCTCACCGCACGCTACGGGCTCGGCGACAACCCCTGGGATGTGCGCGCCAATATCCATGCCGGCGCGGCCTATCTGCGCGAGATGGTCGATCGGTATCGCGATCTGTCCACCGCGCTCGCTGCCTATAATGCTGGGCCGGGCCGTGTCGACGACTGGCGCCGGCGCGGCCGTCCGCTTCCCGACGAGACGATCACCTATGTCGCGAAGCTCGCGCCCAACCTCGGCACCTCCGGCATCGCTTCGCCTGCCGTCGTGCCTGCAATTCCGCGCGCACCGGCTGCACCATCCTGGCACGACGCGGCGCTGTTCGTGCTGCGTGGTGACGGCGGATTGGATGACAGCCAAGCCGTCGCCGATCCCGCGCCCGTATCTCAGCCCGGCGACATTGCATCCGCGCCTGTCTCGTTGCCCTCGGGCCTCCCGCGGCGCCCTTCATCGCCTGGTTCGCACGGCCTCTTCGTCCCCCTTTCCGGGCAGAGCGAACAATGA
- a CDS encoding S26 family signal peptidase translates to MSRRPLSRFVPHIAGAVIGFTLVAAVLPLPKLLLWNASASAPIGLYRVHPFARPAVGDMVAIMPPPAFARFMAERHYLPAGVPLLKHVAARPGALICRRDRTVTIDGRTVAVARASDGHGRPLPVWRGCRVLRTDQLFLLNAAPDSLDGRYFGPIPASGLIGRATPILTRDTPNAPLRWRSGCARGAPLTSEEGVILCR, encoded by the coding sequence ATGAGCCGCCGTCCGCTCTCCCGCTTCGTGCCGCACATCGCCGGCGCCGTAATTGGTTTCACGCTGGTCGCGGCAGTTCTGCCGCTGCCCAAGCTGTTGCTCTGGAACGCCAGCGCCAGCGCGCCGATCGGGCTTTACCGCGTCCATCCGTTTGCCCGGCCTGCGGTCGGCGACATGGTCGCCATCATGCCGCCGCCCGCGTTCGCCCGGTTCATGGCCGAGCGCCATTATCTCCCTGCCGGCGTGCCGCTGCTCAAGCATGTCGCCGCGCGTCCGGGCGCGCTGATCTGCCGCCGCGATAGGACGGTGACGATCGACGGGCGCACCGTCGCGGTCGCGCGCGCGTCCGACGGTCATGGCCGACCGTTGCCGGTCTGGCGCGGCTGCCGCGTCCTCAGGACCGACCAACTGTTCCTGCTCAATGCTGCGCCCGACAGCCTCGACGGGCGCTATTTCGGGCCGATTCCAGCCTCCGGCCTGATCGGCCGCGCCACCCCGATCCTCACCCGCGACACACCGAATGCGCCGCTGCGCTGGCGCTCCGGCTGCGCGCGGGGTGCCCCTCTCACCAGCGAAGAAGGAGTCATCTTATGCAGATAG